From Pungitius pungitius chromosome 9, fPunPun2.1, whole genome shotgun sequence, one genomic window encodes:
- the LOC119218075 gene encoding uncharacterized protein LOC119218075, whose amino-acid sequence MTASYLYLLVYLLGSCLGPSVAQRNETCTTTEGCVQGPADPTSRFLRCVGLPSRDAGADHVRRLRGMLAGAMDVYAFMRSSANGVPLLSLEGELALNPAADPLHSEALVQMWLEVKIRPLLKSVSRHFLSCLSTKNFSCATYQTVVRELSLHYSEMEPVRQKWIYSFFMYPFLSRDGVAGCVSPQQSSEDWLMKNFGAFRAEARMEDLATLNLVFSGLEVLGLLSPAQKAELLLRPEVSGLDNGTLSLVLHSLLAGGPPPTAGSGGGLGWGTGQNWTDPGTPAPYLPRPTSEPHPPPSPLNKLKKILSGVMAASKPLGSFVRHFVSFTRERQAAEIKSTTLTQFLLNWTLAELADAYRPPSASVVPEAPRVDLTDVEAWYQRAVVPVLRRFLPGDGALMHPNIKLAFHKLFYLDHDAMQNDTSEVQNICSITLDESQCGLTDAVANVAHVMHCAADSNLTMSEETVARLIEELTQRLNSLMQELLTSDLGAVVSDFQQLFTEADAPSPSPERLDDPAFIKLWFKVKVEPLGPYVPVEVLSCLSAKNFSCPAFQTLVAAFSENNDYGYSYIYYFFIYPFLLNHNTNDPQCVMSANNSAEWLTKNFGAFLQMASVADFYKLNPNFSGLDVLPLLSPRQLAEMLVLPLPTPPERDVVINRVFDFLLESPERAQLSEVAYYLRNFIPQVKPPCIVYEHIFERLYRAIPLVPPDIEPSIWTFIGELMSVAPDECVPGDLLCPEIPYNGTIICEGVNSSQLLSYMNPSMEVNCGYTLETYACAQLENFTANQMVSLLKCNLPGSSSNSRVLWKTLLTKLSFVLDPALDILADQSTTTTVGSSASAVLDVIGDIRVSMLTDEQLMNSSVVDKWFSGRLGAFLPFASGRFLHCLTRRNLSCHSYQQILQEFNARFDNLTYAQQRVVLKDFILRFLTQPHSGADCVSASNSSAEWVVSNLGRFLSLLDFGELLQLSPELNFLEVVQFLTPKQAAELVSLLPDSPEKDSIINKIFDRLTESPEEIPMFLYYLDNTLYQANLSCSSYKTLLDRLDMITPTVPVSTVSLISNTVTLLSYHMPTGCILNSGECNVTITNERDICVGVNSTLLQLNLGQTNRRFCDFSVEEIACASPPALTAQDLAAILVCNRSSVSGGSRPAWKLLLSKASGVLDAALDLLTNTTLDPGNPAVSTVLDAIREIRLDMPLPGSLSDPAFIQLWFQIRLGGFLPAASADFLSCLAAKGLNCTGYQRLVQILSDLRPRMTLAGQISVYTHFMKSFLSRKDTADPSCSSHINSSSEWLQKNLGGFSFLASFHDLRMLYSNFSALTALPQLTVRQLAEVSAAPGLLTSPETVAVVTGYIPDGSLAAFFDDFSPAITGHENDYPSGVRSAFLQVVFDRANLSDPSTGDEVVLEWLLRRVRPLLVGLSPHHVAPFFRILAGRNCSIQQQGVEILNSTISSLSQDTQKEIHNSIVQTLTGPIPLKCYGDNYNLSFYGFLERSFLGFQFPNLTAFLSLMPPGRMHQLLNSIPPSALGDFLRRPDVVDNDAGLCAIYDNYIQTPTFLDTEPLPESVRRPTLPCVWPVALGSSSRSEVNAWFDRRLRNYLAFLTKGLISPNSTRNASCLAFQKLVSVLGEYNYTAVDFGRRDVFDSIRAYLASAAAPRCYDPGNADLNSTAWFAEYLGPFMAFLTLEDLQTFGSAQVIQVFTVNPLNIALLNHTSIPLNLTNYYVQLVYQQDSNFNPLLLPLLCRCVAPGPAFSQLSPGESMMVLQNLTAVCTSVDPQISAALAGNFGNVIDASAISALGAASTGLSTGQIKAISPQQLLIAINTLSGVPGWNQGQAWALVQSLVSSGAFQINGTSSLLLLGTLIVGVPARAIGNVNAPALLAASKNPSFLQHMAFAPQIIQQIFVYQITSLDRNADVIIQNVPNDMATEIPPALLLGLSNNGSVIQKLNQKKWKRQQAELFFEVIAVESATAALGSPNNLSSSLLQGFTCTGVRSVQVVQIKKLVRACRRTGKNKVPLVETQLTCMYNYIKNDSDTALFSLYPPDVLLYYNYLLVPQSSCRSYFEQLAGADFSVFSSTLSYMKTSLFNNARSCLGITNTSLTEDNISVLGNMCCTLNGSYIQNSHPSILNQLASCPDLSADQVAAAQALLQSGKTPYGAPSQWNEQTLKDLGMLPLYLTSTFYDNFDKKTKQRFLRYFLEVLKSDGVGRQKKRSLKAELRKSIKNKSKRAIVNGCTVGTITQVTISDPTFPFDYDDITQFNCCLSASAVRDNLDAIIAKVDQEEYLSVVLGKLREIYPIVPEDQVRLLGPASRLATVADVLTWNITQIDTLSALMNPSDGRWDPTLAKAVITKYLSQPGNTLGTGELNAIGGANLCSLDADVLKNISQQSIKDAGVLTMSNCTLEKQRVLFTIAEQAFATNTRSTIPVSSYQLTAPFIEGADSAYVQLLSSSGVNMDMSTFTRMQNNVVMGLNVSQVRGLLGANLPDLKLYEDQPLVKSWIATQLQSELDTLGIGLVGGRGGPANPANPTNSTNSANSTNSTNSTNSANSANSANSTNPTNSTAAPATNPGTAAPVTNLKPGTAAPGASTTGNNGVNVRADAGFSFLVLLSLLVASFV is encoded by the exons ATGACAGCAAGCTATCTGTATCTACTGGTCTACTTACTGGGAAGCTGCTTAG GGCCATCAGTCGCACAAAG GAATGAAACCTGTACAACAACAGAAGGATGTGTTCAG GGTCCGGCGGATCCGACCTCTCGCTTCCTGCGCTGCGTGGGATTGCCGTCGCGTGACGCGGGCGCGGACCACGTGAGGAGGCTGCGAGGAATGCTGGCGGGGGCGATGGACGTGTACGCCTTCATG AGGTCCAGCGCGAACGGAGTGCCCCTCCTCAGCCTGGAGGGAGAGCTGGCTTTAAACCCGGCGGCGGACCCCCTCCACAGCGAAGCGCTGGTCCAGATGTGGCTTGAGGTCAAGATCAGGCCGCTGCTGAAGTCCGTCTCCAGGCACTTCCTgtcctgcctcagcaccaaGAACTTCAGCTGCGCCACCTACCAGACCGT GGTGAGGGAGCTCAGCCTCCATTACTCCGAGATGGAGCCAGTCAGACAGAAGTGGATCTACTCATTCTTCATGTACCCCTTTCTGTCCCGGGACGGAGTAGCTG GCTGCGTGAGCCCGCAGCAGAGCAGCGAGGATTGGCTGATGAAGAATTTCGGCGCCTTCAGGGCCGAGGCCCGGATGGAGGACCTCGCGACGCTCAACCTGGTCTTCAGCGGA cTGGAGGTTCTCGGCCTGCTGTCTCCGGCGCAGAAGGCGGAGCTGCTGCTCAGGCCGGAGGTCAGCGGCTTGGACAACGGCACCCTGAGCCTGGTCCTGCACAGCCTGCTCGCCGGGGGCCCGCCTCCCACCGCCGGCTCCGGCGGGGGCCTCGGCTGGGGAACCGGCCAGAACTGGACCGACCCCGGAACCCCTGCTCCTTACCTCCCAAGGCCCACATCTGAACCCCACCCGCCACCGTCCCCGCTTAACAAACTCAAAAAG ATTCTAAGCGGCGTCATGGCGGCTTCCAAACCCCTTGGGAGCTTTGTTCGTCACTTTGTGTCCTTCACTCgagag AGGCAGGCGGCGGAGATAAAAAGCACCACTCTGACCCAGTTCCTGCTCAACTGGACTCTGGCCGAGCTGGCCGACGCGTACCGACCGCCAAGCGCCTCCGTGGTCCCGGAGGCGCCGCGGGTGGACCTCACCGACGTGGAGGCCTGGTACCAGCGCGCCGTGGTGCCGGTGTTACGGAGGTTCCTGCCGGGCGACGGCGCCCTGATGCATCCAAACATCAAGCTGGCCTTCCACAAGCTGTT CTACCTGGACCACGACGCCATGCAGAACGACACCTCCGAAGTCCAGAACATCTGTAGCATCACCCTCGATGAGAGCCAATGCGGG CTGACCGACGCCGTGGCGAACGTGGCCCACGTGATGCACTGTGCCGCCGACAGCAACCTGACGATGTCCGAGGAGACGGTCGCGAGGCTGATCGAGGAGCTGACGCAGCGTCTGAATTCACTGATGCAGGAGCTGCTCACATCG gacCTCGGCGCCGTGGTGTCCGACTTCCAGCAGCTCTTCACGGAGGCGGACGCCCCGTCTCCGAGCCCGGAGCGCCTGGACGACCCGGCCTTCATCAAGCTCTGGTTCAAGGTCAAAGTGGAGCCTCTCGGGCCTTACGTGCCCGTGGAGGTCCTGTCCTGCCTCAGCGCCAAGAACTTCTCCTGCCCGGCTTTCCAAACCCT TGTGGCAGCATTCAGTGAGAACAACGACTATGGGTATTCTTATATCTATTACTTTTTCATCTATCCGTTCCTCTTGAATCACAACACAAATG ATCCTCAGTGTGTCATGTCGGCGAACAACAGCGCCGAATGGCTGACAAAGAACTTCGGTGCCTTTTTGCAAATGGCCTCCGTCGCTGACTTCTACAAACTCAACCCAAACTTCTCGGGA CTGGACGTCCTCCCCCTCTTGAGTCCGAGGCAGTTGGCGGAGATGCTGGTGCTGCCTCTTCCGACTCCACCCGAGAGAGACGTGGTCATCAACCGAGTGTTTGACTTCTTGTTGGAGTCCCCCGAGAGGGCGCAGCTCTCTGAGGTCGCGTACTACCTGCGGAATTTCATCCCCCAG GTAAAGCCACCGTGCATCGTCTACGAACACAT CTTCGAGAGACTTTACAGAGCCATCCCACTGGTGCCGCCAGACATCGAACCGAGCATCTGGACTTTCATAGGAGAGCTGATGAGCGTGGCGCCAGAtg AGTGTGTTCCAGGGGACTTATTG TGCCCAGAAATCCCCTACAATG GTACCATCATCTGCGAAGGAGTCAACAG CTCTCAGCTGCTCTCTTATATGAACCCATCTATGGAAGTTAACTGCGGTTACACCCTGGAGACATATGCATGTGCTCAG CTGGAGAACTTCACAGCCAATCAGATGGTGTCTCTCCTGAAGTGTAATCTGCCTGGAAGCAGCTCGAACTCCAGAGTTCTGTGGAAGACGCTGCTGACCAAGCTGTCCTTCGTTTTGGACCCGGCGCTGGACATTTTGGCCGACCAG TCCACGACCACGACGGTCGGTTCATCGGCGTCCGCGGTTCTGGACGTGATCGGGGACATCAGAGTGTCGATGCTGACGGACGAGCAGCTGATGAACAGCAGCGTCGTGGACAAGTGGTTCTCCGGACGTCTGGGCGCGTTCCTGCCTTTTGCATCCGGAAGATTCCTCCACTGTCTGACCAGGAGGAACCTCAGCTGTCATTCATACCAGCAAAT ACTGCAAGAGTTTAACGCCCGATTTGACAACCTGACCTATGCGCAACAGCGCGTGGTCCTCAAGGATTTCATCCTGCGCTTCCTGACGCAGCCGCACTCAG GTGCGGACTGTGTGTCTGCATCCAACAGCAGCGCGGAGTGGGTGGTGTCGAACCTGGGTCGGTTTTTAAGTCTCTTGGACTTCGGGGAGCTGCTTCAACTCAGCCCAGAATTAAACTTC CTGGAGGTCGTACAATTCCTGACTCCAAAGCAGGCTGCAGAGCTGGTGTCCCTCCTTCCTGATTCTCCAGAGAAAGACAGCATCATAAACAAGATCTTTGATCGCCTGACCGAGTCTCCCGAGGAAATTCCAATGTTCCTGTATTACTTGGATAATACCCTGTAccag GCAAACCTCTCTTGTTCATCGTACAAAACACT GCTGGACAGACTGGACATGATCACGCCCACGGTTCCTGTTAGTACAGTGTCATTAATCAGCAACACTGTGACTCTGTTGTCTTACCACATGCCAACAG GTTGCATCCTGAACAGTGGAGAG TGCAACGTGACCATAACAAACG AAAGGGACATTTGTGTTGGAGTGAACAG CACATTGCTGCAGTTGAACCTCGGACAGACGAACAGACGTTTCTGTGACTTCTCTGTTGAGGAAATCGCCTGTGCATCG CCGCCAGCGTTGACCGCACAAGAcctggcggccatcttggtttgCAATCGCTCCTCTGTCTCCGGTGGCTCTCGACCCGCCTGGAAGCTCCTCCTCTCCAAGGCCTCAGGTGTGCTGGACGCAGCTCTGGACCTTCTGACCAACACG ACTCTGGACCCCGGGAATCCTGCGGTTTCAACGGTTCTGGACGCTATACGAGAAATTCGATTGGACATGCCGCTGCCGGGCAGCCTGAGCGACCCCGCCTTCATCCAGCTGTGGTTCCAAATCCGGCTTGGAGGGTTCCTCCCCGCGGCTTCCGCCGACTTCCTCTCGTGTCTCGCCGCGAAGGGGTTGAACTGCACCGGCTACCAGCGTCT GGTGCAGATATTGAGCGACTTGCGGCCACGCATGACCCTCGCCGGGCAGATTTCTGTGTACACGCACTTCATGAAGTCTTTCCTGAGCAGGAAGGACACCGCAG ACCCCAGCTGCAGCTcacacatcaacagcagcagcgaATGGCTGCAGAAGAACCTGGGAGGCTTCTCCTTCCTCGCGTCCTTCCACGACCTGCGGATGCTCTATTCCAACTTTTCAGCG CTGACGGCGTTACCACAGCTGACGGTCAGGCAGCTGGCGGAGGTGTCCGCCGCGCCCGGCCTGCTCACCTCTCCCGAAacggttgccgtggtgacgggGTACATCCCCGACGGATCCCTGGCGGCCTTCTTCGACGACTTCTCCCCTGCCATCACG GGTCATGAGAACGATTACCCCTCGGGCGTCAGGTCGGCCTTCTTGCAGGTTGTGTTCGATCGAGCCAACCTCTCTGACCCCTCCACGGGGGACGAGGTCGTGCTGGAGTGGCTCCTCAGGCGAgtgcgccccctgctggtcggcCTGTCGCCGCACCACGTCGCCCCGTTCTTCAGAATCCTCGCGGGGAGAAACTGCAGCATCCAGCAGCAGGG AGTTGAGATTTTGAATTCAACAATCTCATCTCTCAGTCAAGACACTCAGAAAGAAATCCACAACAGCATCGTACAGACTCTCACAG GGCCGATACCCCTCAAGTGCTACGGCGACAACTACAACCTCAGTTTCTACGGCTTCCTGGAGCGCTCGTTCCTGGGCTTCCAGTTCCCCAACCTGACCGCCTTCCTGTCCCTCATGCCCCCCGGCAGGATGCACCAG ctgctgaacTCCATCCCTCCTTCGGCTCTCGGAGATTTCCTGCGCCGGCCCGACGTCGTCGACAATGACGCGGGGCTCTGCGCCATCTACGACAACTACATCCAGACCCCGACGTTCCTGGACAcc GAGCCCCTCCCGGAGTCGGTGCGGCGGCCCACGCTGCCTTGCGTCTGGCCCGTGGCGCTCGGCAGCTCCAGCAGGTCGGAGGTCAACGCCTGGTTTGACCGACGTCTCCGCAACTACCTGGCCTTCCTCACGAAGGGTCTGATCAGCCCCAACAGCACGCGAAACGCCTCCTGCCTAGCCTTCCAAAAGCT ggtCTCGGTTCTGGGTGAATACAACTACACTGCCGTGGACTTTGGGAGGAGAGATGTGTTCGACAGCATCAGGGCCTACCTCGCCTCAG CTGCGGCGCCGAGATGTTACGACCCCGGCAACGCGGACCTGAACTCCACGGCCTGGTTCGCCGAGTACCTCGGACCCTTCATGGCTTTCCTCACTCTGGAGGACCTGCAGACGTTCGGGTCGGCGCAG gtcatccaggtgtTCACAGTGAACCCTCTGAACATCGCCTTGCTCAACCACACTTCTATACCTCTCAACCTCACCAACTACTACGTGCAGCTCGTTTATCAACAGGACAGCAACTTCAACCCCCTGCT ACTTCCTCTGTTGTGCCGCTGCGTCGCTCCCGGTCCAGCGTTCAGCCAGCTGAGTCCCGGGGAGAGCATGATGGTTCTGCAAAACCTCACCGCCGTCTGTACGTCCGTGGACCCC CAGATTTCTGCGGCGCTGGCGGGCAACTTCGGCAACGTCATCGACGCCAGCGCCATTTCTGCCCTCGGCGCGGCGAGCACCGGCCTGTCCACGGGGCAGATAAAGGCGATAAGTCCCCAGCAGCTGTTGATCGCCATCAACACTCTGAGCGGCGTGCCGGGCTGGAACCAGGGTCAGGCCTGGGCCCTGGTCCAGTCCCTGGTATCCTCGGGGGCCTTCCAG ATCAACGGCACGTCGTCGCTGCTCCTGCTGGGCACTCTGATCGTGGGCGTTCCAGCCCGAGCCATCGGCAACGTCAACGCCCCGGCGCTGCTCGCCGCCTCCAAAAACCCTTCGTTCCTGCAGCACATGGCGTTCGCTCCACAGATCATCCAGCAGATCTTTGTTTATCAG ATCACATCGCTGGACAGAAACGCAGACGTGATCATCCAGAACGTCCCAAATGACATGGCCACAGAGATCcctcctgctctgctgctggGCCTCTCGAACAACGGCAGCGTGATCCAGAAGCTCAACCAGAAGAAGTGGAAACggcagcag GCGGAGCTGTTCTTCGAAGTCATCGCTGTGGAATCCGCCACCGCGGCGCTGGGAAGCCCAAACAA tcTGTCGTCCTCTCTGCTGCAAGGGTTCACGTGCACCGGAGTGAGGAGTGTTCAGGTGGTGCAGATCAAGAAGCTCGTCAGAGCCTGTCGGAGGACCGGCAAGAACAAGGTCCCCCTGGTGGAGACTCAG TTGACCTGCATGTACAACTACATCAAAAACGACTCGGACACCGCGCTCTTCAGCCTCTACCCGCCCGATGTGCTGCTCTACTACAA CTACTTGCTGGTGCCGCAGTCCAGCTGCAGGTCCTACTTTGAACAGCTGGCAGGCGCGGACTTCTCCGTCTTCTCCTCGACCCTCAGCTACATGAAAACCTCCTTGTTCAACAACGCGAGGAGCTGCCTG ggCATAACAAACACGAGTTTGACCGAGGACAACATATCGGTCTTGGGAAACATGTGCTGCACGCTGAACGGGTCCTACATTCAGAACTCTCACCCGTCCATCCTGAATCAGCTGGCCAGCTGTCCGGACCTCTCCGCGGATCAAGTGGCCGCGGCTCAAGCGCTGCTCCAGAGCGGGAAAACGCCCTACGG GGCTCCGTCTCAATGGAACGAACAGACTCTGAAGGACCTCGGGATGTTGCCGCTCTACCTGACCTCAACCTTCTACGACAACTTTGACAAA AAAACGAAGCAGAGGTTCCTGAGGTACTTCCTGGAGGTCCTTAAAAGCGACGGCGTGGGccgacagaagaagaggagtctGAAGGCCGAACTAAGGAAGTcgattaaaaacaaatcaaagcgCGCCATCg TGAACGGGTGCACCGTAGGAACCATCACCCAAGTGACCATCAGCGATCCGACCTTCCCCTTCGACTACGACGACATAACTCAGTTCAACTGCTGCCTCAGCGCCTCCGCCGTCAGAGACAACCTGGACGCCATCATTGCCAAAGTGGACCAGGAGGAATACCTGAGCGTCGTTCTCGGCAAGCTGCGAGAG atttaccCCATCGTCCCAGAAGACCAGGTTCGTCTCTTGGGCCCCGCCTCCCGCCTGGCAACCGTTGCCGACGTTCTCACGTGGAACATCACCCAGATCGACACCCTCTCGGCTTTGATGAACCCGTCCGACGGGCGGTGGGACCCGACCCTG GCCAAGGCCGTCATCACCAAGTACCTGAGTCAGCCGGGGAACACGCTGGGCACCGGCGAGCTGAACGCCATCGGAGGAGCCAACCTGTGCTCCCTGGACGCCGACGTTTTGAAGAACATTTCCCAACAAAGCATCAA GGACGCCGG